CAGGTAAAACTCGCCCTGCGCATCGGTTTCATGGTCGAGCGTGATCGGGAGTTTCGCGCCTAAACTTTCCGCTGTATTGAGCCGATTTTGGAAAGCGGATTTGTTGCGTGCCAACCAGATAAATTCGCGGTGGGTAGGCTCAGTGAACACCATCACCAATAAGGCGGCATGGTCGGCTTGCATCACCGCACACAAGGCATTTTCAAAATCCTTCATGCGGGTGAGTTCTGCCGCGCTGGGCAAGCCTTCGGCGTCGAGTTCGGTAAATTCCCACAAGATGCTGAAGCGTTCCGGGTAGTTACGAAACGGGAAATTCACCCCCACATCCAGCAGCCGTAACAGGTGTAAACCGTCATCGGCGGCGGCTTGTTGGACAACTGTCCACACGGGTTCGGCGGGGTTGCTGGCATTGTCTGACATGGTATTGACCTGAACTGGCTGCAAAGCCGTGATCTTAAGCTAAAACGGCGGGCAAACGCACCACCCCTGTTGCCAGCGCCGTTCCCAACACAATCACTGCCCCACCTACCAGCATCGACGCACTCACCGCTTCACCCAGAAACAGGCTGCCCCACAACACCCCAAACACCGGAATCAAAAACGTAACCGTCACCGCCCGCGACGCCCCCACTTGCGCCAGCAACCGAAAAAACAGCGCGAACGCCAGCGCGGTACACCCCACGCCCAGCCCAATCACCGCCAGCCATGCCTTAACGTCAGGCATAACCGCAGGCCAAAACGCATACGCCAACGGCAATAACACAATCGCCGCCGCCAGTTGCGCCCCGGTTGCCGTGACTAATGAGGGAACCCCAGCCAGCTTGTGGCGGGTATAATGGGTCACAATTCCGTAGCACAAGGTTGCGCCCAGCAGCGCCACAATCGCCCAGCCGGAACCGCCCGCCTTGAAATCGGCCTTGTCCGCCGCCAGCAGCAATACCCCGACAAACCCGATCAGCAAGCCCAGCATCTGCGACTTGCTGAGCCGCTCATTCAGCCACAATGCGCCAATCAGCGCGGTAAAAATCGGCGTGACCGCATTCAGGATCGACGCCAACCCCGACGTAATCGACAGCACCGCCCAGGCAATCAGCACAAACGGCACAGCGGAATTCAGCAAACCCACCACCAGCATTGCGCCCATATTTTGCCGTAACAGCCCGCTTTGCCCGCGCCACCACAACAACGGCAACAGGCACGCCGCTGCAATCGCCACTCGCAGCCAAATCAGCGCCACCGCCCCGAATGACGGCGCTGCATAGCGCATGAACAGAAACGACCCGCCCCACAGGGCTGCCAGCAGGATCAGGTCAAACAGGTTACGTGGTGTCATGATGGGCTATCCCCGAATGAAAAACGCATTGTCTGCGGGAATGCCTCCGTAAGTCCAACCCCAGCCTTTTTTCACGGATACGCCATGTTACCGTTGGCAGAAAAATCCGGCGTTGCCGAAGCCAGTATCAAACGTTTTGAAACCACGGGGCAAATCAGCTTTCACAGTTTGCTGAAACTCGCGTTTGCCCTGAATTGTATGGATGATTTCAATCGCCTGTTTGCGGAAAAACCACTGCAAACCATCGCCGAATTGCAAACTACGCCGCGCCAACGGGGGCGTTTATGAAAAAATTATCAAGCGGCTTGTAAAACTGGCGATTCCATCGCTGACAATCCGACCCCGTGGGTGAGGCTGTGAAACAGATGCGCGGGGGCGGCTTTATTTCCAGTATGATCCAGCGTGGCTCGAGACGGGGTTTGATCTGTCACCCAGCACGCTGCCGCTTCAGGCAGAACCGCAAGCTTTCCCCAGAGCCACAGGAATTTGGCGGTCTTGCACGGGGTTCTTTACGACTCCTTGCCGGATGGCTGGGGTTTGTTGCTGATGGATCGGGCATTTCGTCAGCAAACGGGCTGAGCAAGCGCATGAAATTCACTCCGCTGGATCGGCAGGCCAACAGTCAACTTGGCGACGTTCTGAGGCAAGTTGCGTAAAGGGCAACAAAAGAATTGCTGAAGCATCATGCGGTATGGCAAGATAAAGCTCACGCTGTTGCTCATTTTCCTCTAACGCCAGTCGGTAATTGAGGTACTGCCCTAGTGCTGTATGAAAGGTGGAAACTAACGAGGCAGAGAGAAACACTTGATTTCAACAGCGATACGTTGCCCTTCACGTTCTGCGGCTAATAACCGTTCTGCACCCAAATCAATGTAGAGATCAATGCCACCGATGGGAACGGCGAGCGGGTCATGTGTAATCACCCATCCTTCTTTTTGCAGTGCAATGACAACGGCTTGATGAAACAGATCGCGGGCAGACATGCCAAATTATCCTTTGCTGACGCTATTTGCTATAGAGGCAGAGTATGCCAAAAGATTGGTGATGCGCCTGGCACAGACAGTGCGTATGCCAATTTTTGGAATAATGACTGAATGTCTAAAATAAACGATCACATCATTCCTATACCTCACAAAATACAGCTATAAATGAGCTATAGAATAACGGCGAATGACTCATGACATGGAACTGGCAACAACCCGACTGGCCTAATTTCAGCTTCGACCCGCTGAAGCTGATGCCTTTGGAAACCGCTTTTGTACACGAATCCGGCTTGCTGCTGGGCGCATTCACACACCTGACGGAAGAGGGTCGCACCCAACTGAAAGTGGAAATAATCAGCAACGAAGCCATGCAAACCTCGGCTATTGAAGGTGAATACCTCAACAGTGGCAGTGTGCAAGCGCTTCCCGTGCAACCGCTACCCGCGACTTGCATAGGGCAATCGCATTAAAACGCTCTTGACAAAACCACCATAATCTCATTTCCTGTCAGGCTTTTTGTGGCTCCATGAAACTCCGTTCAACCGCTTCGATAGCCGACCATTTTGCTTCAATCCCTGACCCACGCATGGATCGCCGCAAGCGGCACAAACTGAGTGATATTTTTTTCATCACCCTGTGTGCGGCGATTTGCGGCGCAGATGATTGGGCATCCATCGAACAGTTTGGCAAAGCCAAGGAAAAGTGGTTTACCGCCGTATTGGATTTAAAGCATGGCATCCCATCACACGATACGTTTGGGCGGGTTTTTGCCTTGATCGACACCCAGCGGTTCAGTGAGTGTTTTAGCCGTTGGGTAGCGGACTTGACCGACCTCAGTGGCGGTGAAATCATTGCGATTGATGGTAAATGCTTGCGCCGCAGTCTCGATAGCGCATCCGATAAAGCCGCCATTTACATGGTCAGTGCGTGGGCAAGCCAAAACCAGTTAGTACTGGGGCAACAGCGGGTAGATGACAAGTCCAATGAAATCACCGCCATTCCTAAACTGTTGATGCAGCTTAATATTACAGGGGCAGTCGTGACCATAGATGCCATGGGATGCCAAACGGCGATTGCCCAGCAGATCGTGGATCAGGGGGCTGATTACCTGCTTAGTCTGAAGGGCAACCAAGGCACACTCCACCAAGAGGTGAAGCTGTTCTTTGAATCTGCCAACACCTGCCCACCGATTGGGCATACCAGTTATGACGGCGGGCATGGGCGGATTGAAACCCGCATCGTGCGGGCTACTTCAGACATTAAGTGGCTAAAGAAAAACCATCCCCATTGGACGAAACTCACCAGCATCATTGCCGTCACCGCTATCCGCGAATGCAAGGATAAAACCACTGAGGAAACGCGTTACTTCATCAGCAGCATGGATGCCGCCAACCCCGAACGTTTGGGGCAAATCGTGCGGGCGCATTGGGGCATAGAGAACAACCTGCATTGGGTGTTGGACTATGCTTTCCGTGAAGATGACCAACGAATGCGTTCCGGCAACAGCGATGCCAACATGGCAGTTGTCCGGCATATTGCTCTCAATTTAATCAAAACCGAGAAAACCGTCAAACTCGGCGTGAAAAACAAACGCCTCAACGCGGGCTGGGATGAGGACTACCTGCTAAAAATCGTCACAGGCAAACCGGGGGCTACCAAGCCTAAAACTT
The DNA window shown above is from Candidatus Thiothrix sulfatifontis and carries:
- a CDS encoding DUF695 domain-containing protein codes for the protein MSDNASNPAEPVWTVVQQAAADDGLHLLRLLDVGVNFPFRNYPERFSILWEFTELDAEGLPSAAELTRMKDFENALCAVMQADHAALLVMVFTEPTHREFIWLARNKSAFQNRLNTAESLGAKLPITLDHETDAQGEFYLSYATKVVERLKPVP
- a CDS encoding DMT family transporter; this translates as MTPRNLFDLILLAALWGGSFLFMRYAAPSFGAVALIWLRVAIAAACLLPLLWWRGQSGLLRQNMGAMLVVGLLNSAVPFVLIAWAVLSITSGLASILNAVTPIFTALIGALWLNERLSKSQMLGLLIGFVGVLLLAADKADFKAGGSGWAIVALLGATLCYGIVTHYTRHKLAGVPSLVTATGAQLAAAIVLLPLAYAFWPAVMPDVKAWLAVIGLGVGCTALAFALFFRLLAQVGASRAVTVTFLIPVFGVLWGSLFLGEAVSASMLVGGAVIVLGTALATGVVRLPAVLA
- a CDS encoding XisH family protein, which encodes MSARDLFHQAVVIALQKEGWVITHDPLAVPIGGIDLYIDLGAERLLAAEREGQRIAVEIKCFSLPR
- a CDS encoding DUF4172 domain-containing protein; translation: MTWNWQQPDWPNFSFDPLKLMPLETAFVHESGLLLGAFTHLTEEGRTQLKVEIISNEAMQTSAIEGEYLNSGSVQALPVQPLPATCIGQSH
- a CDS encoding ISAs1 family transposase codes for the protein MKLRSTASIADHFASIPDPRMDRRKRHKLSDIFFITLCAAICGADDWASIEQFGKAKEKWFTAVLDLKHGIPSHDTFGRVFALIDTQRFSECFSRWVADLTDLSGGEIIAIDGKCLRRSLDSASDKAAIYMVSAWASQNQLVLGQQRVDDKSNEITAIPKLLMQLNITGAVVTIDAMGCQTAIAQQIVDQGADYLLSLKGNQGTLHQEVKLFFESANTCPPIGHTSYDGGHGRIETRIVRATSDIKWLKKNHPHWTKLTSIIAVTAIRECKDKTTEETRYFISSMDAANPERLGQIVRAHWGIENNLHWVLDYAFREDDQRMRSGNSDANMAVVRHIALNLIKTEKTVKLGVKNKRLNAGWDEDYLLKIVTGKPGATKPKT